The Triticum aestivum cultivar Chinese Spring chromosome 7B, IWGSC CS RefSeq v2.1, whole genome shotgun sequence genome window below encodes:
- the LOC123156785 gene encoding zinc finger CCCH domain-containing protein 13 isoform X1: MREMLDPPPRRGPAFKTKLCALWRRGPCPRGPSCGFAHGEGELRTPPPYSTFPPRTGPGGRDHRIHEFRGRPERRNSPRRRYSPDRDTRGHLFRNKMPPRSRGSSQSRSPIRKSERRSKKEVDGEKSDSSGSFNTSENEDRKKDNRHSSSDEKDEKDDGEAQLKQIALDMKALHEDKSKLQMILDEKIDEAGILSGRVDDLESQLNKEKEDCERMTSKIKKLIKAYGRYVKAQDDLKRSQGRFERLADSLASDSLKSGTKEQGSSVNAGNDDPYNAYEMSPDDQRQKNGSAARKRSAALSTSEEEKTGKKRRVNGNDMIHVPRKHIPGGALESLKNSNGTESLKKLGEDDNNDEINVISSGNDFTDRYNGNEEDDPVDL, from the exons ATGCGGGAAATGCTCGATCCTCCTCCGCGCCGCGGCCCGGCCTTCAAGACGAAGCTGTGCGCGCTGTGGAGGCGCGGCCCCTGCCCCCGCGGCCCCTCCTGCGGCTTCGCCCACGGCGAAGGCGAGCTCCGCACGCCGCCTCCCTACTCCACCTTCCCGCCGCGCACTGGACCTG GGGGGCGAGATCATAGAATTCATGAATTTAGAGGCAGGCCTGAGAGAAGAAACTCACCCCGGCGGAGGTATTCCCCTGACAGAGATACCAGAGGCCATTTATTTCGTAACAAGATGCCACCACGTTCTCGAG GATCTAGTCAATCAAGATCCCCCATCAGGAAGAG TGAGAGAAGGTCTAAGAAGGAAGTAGATGGTGAAAAAAGCGATTCATCAGGAAGTTTCAACACCTCTGAAAATGAAGATAGAAAAAAAGACAACAGACATTCCAGCAGTGATGAGAAGGATGAGAAGGATGACGGTGAAGCACAG CTGAAACAAATTGCACTGGATATGAAAGCATTGCATGAAGATAAATCCAAACTACAG ATGATATTGGACGAGAAAATCGACGAAGCAGGCATACTTTCTGGCAGAGTAGATGATCTTGAATCACAGTTGAACAAAGAGAAAGAAGATTGTGAAAG GATGACCTCCAAAATAAagaaactcatcaaagcatatgggCGTTACGTGAAAGCACAGGATGATTTAAAAAG GTCTCAAGGCCGTTTTGAGAGGTTGGCTGATTCACTTGCTTCTGATTCCTTGAAATCTGGTACCAAAGAACAAGGTTCCAGTGTGAATGCTGGTAATGATGACCCATATAATGCTTATGAAATGAGCCCAGATGACCAGCGGCAGAAGAATGGTTCAGCAGCTAGAAAAAGATCTGCTGCCCTTTCAACAAGCGAAGAAGAAAAAACTG GGAAGAAAAGGAGAGTGAATGGTAATGATATGATCCATGTGCCACGGAAACATATACCAGGAGGTGCTCTAGAGTCTCTTAAAAATAGCAATGGAACTGAATCTCTGAAAAAATTAGGGGAGGATGACAATAATGACGAAATAAATGTCATTTCTTCTGGCAATGATTTTACAGACAGG TACAATGGCaacgaggaggatgatcctgtgGACTTGTAG
- the LOC123156785 gene encoding zinc finger CCCH domain-containing protein 13 isoform X2, with the protein MTNHMAQGCGGRDHRIHEFRGRPERRNSPRRRYSPDRDTRGHLFRNKMPPRSRGSSQSRSPIRKSERRSKKEVDGEKSDSSGSFNTSENEDRKKDNRHSSSDEKDEKDDGEAQLKQIALDMKALHEDKSKLQMILDEKIDEAGILSGRVDDLESQLNKEKEDCERMTSKIKKLIKAYGRYVKAQDDLKRSQGRFERLADSLASDSLKSGTKEQGSSVNAGNDDPYNAYEMSPDDQRQKNGSAARKRSAALSTSEEEKTGKKRRVNGNDMIHVPRKHIPGGALESLKNSNGTESLKKLGEDDNNDEINVISSGNDFTDRYNGNEEDDPVDL; encoded by the exons ATGACTAATCATATGGCTCAAGGTTGTG GGGGGCGAGATCATAGAATTCATGAATTTAGAGGCAGGCCTGAGAGAAGAAACTCACCCCGGCGGAGGTATTCCCCTGACAGAGATACCAGAGGCCATTTATTTCGTAACAAGATGCCACCACGTTCTCGAG GATCTAGTCAATCAAGATCCCCCATCAGGAAGAG TGAGAGAAGGTCTAAGAAGGAAGTAGATGGTGAAAAAAGCGATTCATCAGGAAGTTTCAACACCTCTGAAAATGAAGATAGAAAAAAAGACAACAGACATTCCAGCAGTGATGAGAAGGATGAGAAGGATGACGGTGAAGCACAG CTGAAACAAATTGCACTGGATATGAAAGCATTGCATGAAGATAAATCCAAACTACAG ATGATATTGGACGAGAAAATCGACGAAGCAGGCATACTTTCTGGCAGAGTAGATGATCTTGAATCACAGTTGAACAAAGAGAAAGAAGATTGTGAAAG GATGACCTCCAAAATAAagaaactcatcaaagcatatgggCGTTACGTGAAAGCACAGGATGATTTAAAAAG GTCTCAAGGCCGTTTTGAGAGGTTGGCTGATTCACTTGCTTCTGATTCCTTGAAATCTGGTACCAAAGAACAAGGTTCCAGTGTGAATGCTGGTAATGATGACCCATATAATGCTTATGAAATGAGCCCAGATGACCAGCGGCAGAAGAATGGTTCAGCAGCTAGAAAAAGATCTGCTGCCCTTTCAACAAGCGAAGAAGAAAAAACTG GGAAGAAAAGGAGAGTGAATGGTAATGATATGATCCATGTGCCACGGAAACATATACCAGGAGGTGCTCTAGAGTCTCTTAAAAATAGCAATGGAACTGAATCTCTGAAAAAATTAGGGGAGGATGACAATAATGACGAAATAAATGTCATTTCTTCTGGCAATGATTTTACAGACAGG TACAATGGCaacgaggaggatgatcctgtgGACTTGTAG
- the LOC123156785 gene encoding zinc finger CCCH domain-containing protein 13 isoform X3 produces the protein MTNHMAQGGRDHRIHEFRGRPERRNSPRRRYSPDRDTRGHLFRNKMPPRSRGSSQSRSPIRKSERRSKKEVDGEKSDSSGSFNTSENEDRKKDNRHSSSDEKDEKDDGEAQLKQIALDMKALHEDKSKLQMILDEKIDEAGILSGRVDDLESQLNKEKEDCERMTSKIKKLIKAYGRYVKAQDDLKRSQGRFERLADSLASDSLKSGTKEQGSSVNAGNDDPYNAYEMSPDDQRQKNGSAARKRSAALSTSEEEKTGKKRRVNGNDMIHVPRKHIPGGALESLKNSNGTESLKKLGEDDNNDEINVISSGNDFTDRYNGNEEDDPVDL, from the exons ATGACTAATCATATGGCTCAAG GGGGGCGAGATCATAGAATTCATGAATTTAGAGGCAGGCCTGAGAGAAGAAACTCACCCCGGCGGAGGTATTCCCCTGACAGAGATACCAGAGGCCATTTATTTCGTAACAAGATGCCACCACGTTCTCGAG GATCTAGTCAATCAAGATCCCCCATCAGGAAGAG TGAGAGAAGGTCTAAGAAGGAAGTAGATGGTGAAAAAAGCGATTCATCAGGAAGTTTCAACACCTCTGAAAATGAAGATAGAAAAAAAGACAACAGACATTCCAGCAGTGATGAGAAGGATGAGAAGGATGACGGTGAAGCACAG CTGAAACAAATTGCACTGGATATGAAAGCATTGCATGAAGATAAATCCAAACTACAG ATGATATTGGACGAGAAAATCGACGAAGCAGGCATACTTTCTGGCAGAGTAGATGATCTTGAATCACAGTTGAACAAAGAGAAAGAAGATTGTGAAAG GATGACCTCCAAAATAAagaaactcatcaaagcatatgggCGTTACGTGAAAGCACAGGATGATTTAAAAAG GTCTCAAGGCCGTTTTGAGAGGTTGGCTGATTCACTTGCTTCTGATTCCTTGAAATCTGGTACCAAAGAACAAGGTTCCAGTGTGAATGCTGGTAATGATGACCCATATAATGCTTATGAAATGAGCCCAGATGACCAGCGGCAGAAGAATGGTTCAGCAGCTAGAAAAAGATCTGCTGCCCTTTCAACAAGCGAAGAAGAAAAAACTG GGAAGAAAAGGAGAGTGAATGGTAATGATATGATCCATGTGCCACGGAAACATATACCAGGAGGTGCTCTAGAGTCTCTTAAAAATAGCAATGGAACTGAATCTCTGAAAAAATTAGGGGAGGATGACAATAATGACGAAATAAATGTCATTTCTTCTGGCAATGATTTTACAGACAGG TACAATGGCaacgaggaggatgatcctgtgGACTTGTAG